The sequence below is a genomic window from Clostridia bacterium.
CCACCAACAGTATAATGGTGGCAAACAGCTATTTCCCTATTGAATACAAAACTGACCTGCTTGAAAATGTGTTTAATGTCGCATCGGTAGTTTGGATTATAGTTTGCTGTGCTGCCATTCTGACCTCATTGTTGTTATACATCTTTACAAAATCGGAGTTGAAGTCGGCGGAGCCTATAAAAGGCAACATCTACAAATCTGACAGAGTCACTGAGACCGCTGTATATGGTGTTATTAGTCCCAAAATCATTATTCCTGCTGCTATAGCTGATAAGGATATAGATTATATCATCCTGCACGAACAAGTGCATATAGAGCGCAGGGACAATCTGTTTCGTGTTGTTGCCGTGATAACTGCGTGCGTTCATTGGTTCAATCCTCTTTTGTGGATATTCTTAAAATGCTTTTTTGCCGACATGGAGCTTGCGTGTGATGCAAAGGTTTTGAAGTGCCTGAACGAAAGACAAACCAAGGAGTATGCTCGCACCATTCTTACCTGCGCCTCCGGCAAAACTTTCTTTGCATCGGCTTTTGGCGGAGCAAAAACAAAGGTGCGAATTGAAAATATATTGTCATATAAAAAGCTTACGCTTTTATCGTTACTCTGCTTTGCTGCATTGGTAGCGGTAATTGCTGTAATCATTATCACGAATGCGACTGTTTAGGAGGTGCTTTTTTGAAAAGAGTATTTTTTATAATGCTGGCTGTTGCCTTGTTACTGACAGGATGTGCAAAGCCGGAAAGTAACAACCTGATAAAGGCAGACAATATTACAATTTTTTATGGCGTTTCAAGTTATGCTATGTTTAGTGCAGATCAATCGGTCATTGATGACTTGCTTAACCAGTTCAACTCTCTCAGCTTTGAAAAAACCACAGAGGAAATGGATTTAACAAGTGCCTTTCATGTGAATTTTTCCTATAATGGGAACGGTGTTAAAAGCTTCTGGGTTGATAAGAACGGCGTGTTTTGGCTTGACGGTGAAACGCAATGCTATAAGGTTTCTTCCGGCTCATTTGATTATCAGCATTTAAAAGCAATATATAATGACAGTAGAACATCCCAGTGAAAACAGCATTTGTGGTTATTTCTATAATCCAACAGAATGATATTTATTGCTAGATAACTCTTATTCAAAATTTATTTAGCTGATCTTGGCTATTATGAAAGGATAGAGATTCATGAAATATAAAAATTTTTATTTACTGTCGCTGCTTGCGATTATTTTAGTATCTGTTTATCCCATATACATGGGCGTTGTAACGTTGGGCAGTTATTTGCAAAATGGATCTATTGATGTGGCTGATTATAAAAAATACATCATACCATACACACCTATATGTATTTCGTTAATTATTTCGACCGCACTCATGCCGCTAATCTTTAAGCTATTCAAGCGGTACACTCTAGCTGTCGTTTCATTTTTGGGAACCGTAATATTCTTTGTTTCCGAATTCGGGTTTGAACAGATCAAGGTGATTGAGGGATATGTGGAAATGCCCCTTGAATCATGGCAATTAAGCTTGTGCATGGCAACTCCGGAGGTTCTCCGCTCCATCGGCGAGCCCATCTATGCAGCGAATAATCCGGCTTTCAAAATTCACTTTTACATAATTGCTATTGTCATCATACT
It includes:
- a CDS encoding M56 family metallopeptidase; translation: MLCEIFYWVLNMGIIGSVAGLVVLSLRKIKALPRFAVYVLWALPLIRLWLPFGIANEYSLLSLISRFTTKTVVIWEELPQLTTTNSIMVANSYFPIEYKTDLLENVFNVASVVWIIVCCAAILTSLLLYIFTKSELKSAEPIKGNIYKSDRVTETAVYGVISPKIIIPAAIADKDIDYIILHEQVHIERRDNLFRVVAVITACVHWFNPLLWIFLKCFFADMELACDAKVLKCLNERQTKEYARTILTCASGKTFFASAFGGAKTKVRIENILSYKKLTLLSLLCFAALVAVIAVIIITNATV